Proteins encoded together in one Benincasa hispida cultivar B227 chromosome 1, ASM972705v1, whole genome shotgun sequence window:
- the LOC120091635 gene encoding oxygen-dependent coproporphyrinogen-III oxidase, chloroplastic, translated as MPSTAIFSPSCSSSSPFTPFAFSPSSSSSSSKAFLAIDHKQFGSHSSNFRHHHANLKKNSLLFRKSFRTVAVPTMAVSIEKETPIAERPDTFLTEYDEATGGISSASSSVRARFEKMIRDAQDSVCDAIEKADGGGKFKEDVWSRPGGGGGISRVLQDGAVWEKAGVNVSVVYGVMPPDAYRAAKAAAGDQKPGPIPFFAAGISSVLHPKNPFAPTLHFNYRYFETDAPKDAPGAPRQWWFGGGTDLTPSYIFEEDVKHFHSEQKKACDKFDPSFYPRFKKWCDDYFYIKHRGERRGLGGIFFDDLNDYDQEMLLSFATECASSVVPAYIPIIERRKDTPFTEQHKAWQQLRRGRYVEFNLVYDRGTTFGLKTGGRIESILVSLPLTARWEYDHKPEEGSEEWKLLDACINPKEWI; from the exons ATGCCTTCCACCGCCATTTTCTCACCTTCCTGTTCATCCTCTTCCCCTTTCACTCCCTTCGCATTCTcaccctcttcttcttcttcttcttccaaagcCTTTTTAGCCATCGATCACAAGCAATTTGGCTCCCATTCCTCCAATTTCAGACACCATCACGCCAATTTGAAAAAGAACTCTCTGCTCTTCAGGAAGAGTTTCAGAACAGTCGCTGTTCCCACCATGGCTGTTTCAATCGAGAAGGAAACCCCCATCGCTGAACGCCCTGATACGTTCCTTACTGAGTACGACGAGGCTACTGGAGGGATCTCTTCGGCCTCCTCCTCTGTTAGGGCTCGCTTCGAGAAGATGATTAGGGATGCTCAGGACAGTGTTTGTGACGCCATTGAGAAAGCGGATGGAGGGGGTAAGTTTAAGGAAGATGTTTGGTCCAGGCCTGGTGGTGGTGGCGGCATCAGTAGGGTTCTTCAGGATGGTGCTGTGTGGGAGAAGGCTGGCGTTAATGTCTCCGTTGTGTACGGAGTTATGCCTCCTGATGCTTACAGAGCCGCCAAAGCTGCCGCTGGTGATCAGAAGCCTGGTCCCATTCCATTCTTTGCTGCCGGCATTAGCTCA GTTTTACATCCTAAGAACCCCTTTGCACCTACTTTGCATTTCAACTACCGATATTTTGAGACTGATGCTCCCAAAG ATGCTCCTGGTGCACCCAGGCAATGGTGGTTTGGTGGTGGGACTGATTTAACCCCGTCTTACATCTTTGAGGAAGATGTCAAGCATTTCCATTCG GAACAAAAAAAAGCCTGTGACAAATTTGATCCATCCTTCTATCCTCGATTCAAAAAATGGTGCGATGACTACTTCTATATCAAG CACCGAGGCGAAAGACGAGGGCTTGGAGGAATATTTTTTGACGATCTAAATGACTATGATCAGGAGATGCTTCTATCATTTGCCACCG AGTGCGCCAGTTCTGTGGTTCCTGCCTACATACCCATCATAGAGAGAAGAAAGGATACCCCGTTTACTGAACAGCACAAAGCATGGCAACAACTTCGCAGGGGCCGTTATGTCGAATTCAACTTG GTTTACGATCGTGGTACTACATTTGGACTGAAAACAGGAGGTCGGATTGAAAGTATTTTGGTATCGCTCCCTCTAACAGCAAGATGGGAATATGACCAT AAACCAGAAGAAGGAAGTGAAGAATGGAAATTACTGGATGCATGCATCAACCCAAAAGAATGgatctaa
- the LOC120069374 gene encoding ATPase WRNIP1, with product MGEEMEQLVNMGFPDELAAQALAATGGKSTLKATEWILNHKSSSSSTSPSPKPNLPISSNPNLQPKLDRFFLFQSRPPPPSLPKRDAVDDNPTPSKRPKLQSPPDEPLSERMRPRTINDVVGQDHLLAKNSILRSALDCNRLPSIVLWGPPGTGKTSIAKAIVGSTSSFSQSFRFVSLSAVTSGVKDVRDAVEEARKIRIKNNKRTILFLDEVHRFNKSQQDSFLPVIEDGSIIFLGATTENPSFHLITPLLSRCRVLTLNPLKPHHVALILKRAVDDCIKGLARTVSMGVQIGEDAIDFLAANCDGDARTALNALEISAITAAARSNSAQINDCYVEDHDGSTDVESSVAVVTLDDVKEALQCKHLAYDKAGEEHYNLISALHKSMRGSDADASIYWLARMLEGGEQPLYIARRLVRFASEDVGLADPLALNQAVSCYQACHFIGMPECNVILAQCVAYLALAPKSIAVYRAMGAAQKAVRESVGQNEGVPLHLRNAPTKLMKEIGYGKGYIYTPDNPSATQSFLPPSLQGYKFLNWPDSQDTKK from the coding sequence ATGGGGGAAGAAATGGAGCAACTGGTGAACATGGGTTTTCCCGACGAACTGGCGGCTCAAGCCTTAGCCGCCACCGGCGGCAAGTCCACTCTCAAAGCCACCGAATGGATTCTCAACCATAaatcctcttcctcttccactTCGCCTTCCCCCAAACCCAATCTCCCCatttcttctaaccctaatctCCAGCCCAAACTCGACcgcttcttcctcttccaatcCCGTCCACCGCCCCCCTCCCTCCCCAAACGAGACGCCGTCGACGACAACCCTACCCCTTCCAAGCGTCCCAAACTCCAGTCGCCGCCGGACGAGCCTCTGTCAGAGCGGATGCGGCCTCGCACCATCAACGATGTGGTTGGTCAAGATCATCTACTGGCAAAGAATTCGATCCTTCGTTCTGCTCTGGACTGCAATCGGTTGCCTTCCATTGTCCTTTGGGGTCCACCTGGTACAGGTAAGACCTCAATTGCCAAAGCTATTGTAGGTTctacttcttctttctctcagTCTTTTCGATTTGTGTCTTTGTCTGCTGTTACTTCCGGCGTCAAGGACGTTAGGGATGCTGTTGAGGAAGCTAGAAAAATTAGAATCAAGAATAATAAGAGgactattttgtttttggatgAGGTTCACAGGTTCAACAAATCCCAACAGGACTCCTTTTTGCCCGTCATTGAAGATGGAAGCATCATCTTCTTGGGTGCCACTACAGAGAATCCTTCTTTCCATTTGATCACTCCATTGTTGTCTAGGTGTAGAGTTCTTACTCTTAATCCCTTAAAACCCCACCATGTTGCTTTGATTTTGAAACGAGCTGTGGATGATTGTATCAAAGGATTGGCTCGAACTGTTTCCATGGGGGTTCAAATCGGGGAGGATGCTATTGATTTCTTAGCTGCTAATTGTGATGGTGATGCCAGGACTGCTTTAAATGCTTTAGAGATCTCTGCTATCACCGCCGCAGCCCGATCCAACTCCGCCCAAATAAACGATTGCTATGTAGAAGATCACGATGGGAGTACCGATGTCGAATCATCTGTGGCTGTTGTTACTCTTGATGATGTAAAAGAGGCACTTCAATGTAAGCATCTTGCTTATGATAAAGCAGGGGAGGAACACTACAATCTTATAAGTGCACTTCATAAGTCCATGAGAGGAAGTGATGCAGATGCTTCAATTTACTGGTTGGCAAGAATGTTGGAAGGTGGAGAACAGCCACTGTATATAGCTAGGAGACTCGTAAGATTTGCGAGTGAAGATGTCGGGTTAGCTGATCCATTGGCTCTCAATCAGGCTGTTTCTTGCTATCAAGCCTGCCATTTCATAGGCATGCCTGAGTGCAATGTCATTCTAGCTCAATGTGTCGCATATTTAGCACTCGCTCCAAAGTCCATCGCGGTGTACCGAGCGATGGGAGCTGCACAGAAGGCAGTGAGGGAATCTGTTGGACAAAATGAGGGTGTGCCTCTTCATTTGAGGAATGCTCCAACAAAGCTGatgaaggaaattggatatgGGAAGGGATATATTTACACTCCAGATAATCCTTCTGCAACTCAAAGCTTCCTTCCACCCTCTCTTCAAGGATATAAGTTTCTCAACTGGCCAGACTCGCAAGATACAAAGAAATGA